One segment of Pedosphaera parvula Ellin514 DNA contains the following:
- a CDS encoding thiamine pyrophosphate-binding protein has protein sequence MSKTIETAKQTETKKRAEIGPTMMGSEILIACLEREGVDTIFAYPGGASMEFHQALSRSKIRTILPRHEQGGVFAAEGYARATGKAGVCMATSGPGATNLVSGIADAYMDSIPLVSITGQVPQAMIGRGAFQETDFFGMTLPIVKHSYLVTDVNDIPRIIKEAFYVATSGRPGPVVVDVPKNIQQAKTQPVFPSEVLVRGYDVDRRASDIELNEIVGLIERVSGRCCMWAAASSAARRARSC, from the coding sequence ATGAGCAAAACGATAGAAACAGCGAAACAAACGGAAACGAAGAAACGTGCTGAAATCGGACCCACGATGATGGGCAGTGAAATCCTGATCGCCTGCCTCGAGCGCGAGGGTGTGGATACGATTTTTGCGTATCCGGGCGGGGCGAGCATGGAGTTTCACCAGGCGTTGAGCCGGTCGAAGATCCGGACGATTTTGCCGCGCCATGAGCAGGGCGGAGTTTTTGCCGCGGAAGGTTATGCGCGGGCGACGGGCAAGGCGGGTGTTTGCATGGCGACGAGCGGGCCGGGCGCGACGAATTTGGTGAGCGGCATTGCGGATGCCTATATGGATTCGATTCCGTTGGTGTCGATCACGGGTCAGGTGCCGCAGGCGATGATTGGGCGTGGAGCTTTCCAGGAAACGGATTTCTTCGGGATGACGTTGCCGATCGTGAAGCACAGTTACCTGGTGACGGATGTGAATGACATTCCGCGGATCATCAAGGAAGCTTTTTACGTGGCGACGAGCGGGCGTCCTGGTCCGGTGGTGGTGGATGTGCCGAAGAATATTCAACAGGCGAAGACGCAGCCGGTGTTCCCCAGCGAGGTGTTGGTGCGCGGTTATGATGTGGACCGGCGCGCGAGTGACATCGAGTTGAATGAGATCGTCGGGTTGATCGAGAGAGTGAGCGGCCGTTGTTGTATGTGGGCGGCGGCATCATCAGCGGCGAGGCGAGCGAGGAGTTGTTGA
- a CDS encoding thiamine pyrophosphate-dependent enzyme, with the protein MGGGIISGEASEELLKFAEAAQIPVTTTLMGIGAFPESHPLSLRWLGMHGAAYANWAVSGEFEPKKEFTDPSVQIAPGADLLLAFGVRFDDRVTGKVEKFCEHGTIVHLDIDPSEINKNKPANLPVVSDVKFALRRLNQMLNERAIAKKFTAWHKQVADWKAKAPFGYRVTEEVVKSQHMRDHLEGQVSEVILPQMAIEMLYELTGGDAIITTGVGQHQMWAAQYYKYKFPRQLLTSAGLGAMGYGYPAAMGAKVACPDKQVVDIDGDGSFLMNIQELATAHIEKIAAKALVLNNQHLGMVMQWEDRFYKGNRGNTYLGDPENMKKIYPDYVAMAKGFSVPCERVMFRKDLRAAMQRMLDSKEPYVLDVIVPYTEHVLPFIPAGKTVAEMIWKA; encoded by the coding sequence GTGGGCGGCGGCATCATCAGCGGCGAGGCGAGCGAGGAGTTGTTGAAGTTCGCGGAAGCAGCGCAAATCCCGGTGACCACCACGCTCATGGGCATCGGAGCGTTTCCAGAATCGCATCCCCTCTCCCTCCGTTGGTTGGGCATGCATGGTGCGGCTTATGCGAACTGGGCGGTGAGCGGTGAGTTTGAGCCGAAGAAGGAATTTACTGATCCGTCGGTGCAAATTGCGCCGGGAGCGGATTTGTTGCTGGCGTTCGGCGTGCGGTTTGATGATCGCGTGACGGGCAAGGTGGAGAAGTTCTGCGAGCACGGAACGATTGTTCACCTGGACATTGATCCATCCGAGATCAACAAGAACAAACCGGCGAATTTGCCGGTGGTGAGTGATGTGAAGTTCGCATTGCGTCGCTTGAATCAGATGTTGAATGAGCGGGCGATCGCGAAAAAGTTTACCGCGTGGCACAAGCAGGTGGCGGATTGGAAAGCGAAGGCGCCGTTTGGTTATCGCGTGACGGAGGAAGTGGTGAAGTCGCAGCACATGCGCGATCATCTCGAGGGCCAGGTGAGCGAAGTGATTTTGCCGCAAATGGCGATTGAGATGTTATATGAATTGACCGGCGGCGATGCGATCATCACGACGGGCGTGGGCCAGCATCAGATGTGGGCGGCGCAGTATTATAAATACAAGTTCCCACGGCAATTGCTGACGAGCGCTGGTTTGGGCGCAATGGGTTATGGCTACCCGGCAGCAATGGGCGCGAAGGTGGCCTGCCCGGACAAGCAGGTGGTGGACATCGATGGCGATGGCTCCTTCCTGATGAACATCCAGGAGTTGGCGACGGCGCATATTGAGAAAATTGCGGCGAAGGCTTTGGTGTTGAATAATCAGCACTTAGGCATGGTGATGCAATGGGAAGATCGTTTTTACAAAGGCAATCGCGGCAACACTTATCTCGGTGATCCGGAAAACATGAAGAAGATTTATCCGGATTACGTGGCGATGGCGAAAGGTTTCAGCGTGCCGTGCGAGCGCGTGATGTTCCGGAAGGATTTGCGCGCGGCGATGCAGCGGATGTTGGATTCCAAGGAACCGTATGTGCTGGATGTGATCGTGCCGTACACCGAGCACGTGCTGCCATTCATTCCCGCCGGTAAAACCGTGGCGGAGATGATCTGGAAGGCGTAG
- a CDS encoding family 16 glycoside hydrolase — protein sequence MRKHIFWVLMVAFAGPVFAAEKTFDLSEMPVNKAPAGFHSLLKGSGKPGDWKVIMDDVPLAFPSLSTNAPNVAKKSVVAQLSEDMTDEHFPLLVLGDETYGDFTLTTRFKIVSGILEQMGGIAFRMQDVKNYYVLRASAVDHNVRFYEVVNGEIGTLMGPKVPIAKGEWHELSVECKGNQIRCSFDGKEVIPTVTDNTFSAGKIALWTKSDSVSYFTDIRIAYTPHERFLQSLVRETMEKFPRLQGIDVVALSGKSSGPKVVASNNDKAIGQPGDKNDAEVINKGVMTYRKDKELVYVTLPLRDRNGDPAAGVRVVMKSFPGQTEENAIVRAMPVVKQMQERVPAVNDLME from the coding sequence ATGCGTAAACATATATTTTGGGTGCTGATGGTGGCCTTTGCGGGGCCGGTGTTTGCCGCCGAAAAAACTTTTGATCTGAGCGAGATGCCGGTCAATAAGGCGCCTGCTGGATTTCATAGTTTGCTCAAGGGCAGCGGCAAGCCCGGGGATTGGAAGGTCATCATGGATGATGTGCCGTTGGCCTTTCCAAGCTTGAGCACGAACGCGCCAAACGTGGCGAAGAAGTCGGTGGTGGCACAGCTGTCCGAGGACATGACGGATGAACATTTCCCGTTGCTGGTTTTGGGAGATGAGACTTACGGAGATTTTACGCTGACGACGCGGTTCAAGATCGTAAGCGGAATCTTGGAGCAGATGGGAGGCATTGCATTCCGGATGCAGGATGTGAAGAATTATTATGTCCTCCGTGCGAGTGCGGTGGATCACAACGTGCGATTTTACGAAGTCGTTAATGGTGAGATCGGCACGCTCATGGGTCCCAAAGTGCCGATTGCGAAAGGTGAATGGCATGAGCTTTCGGTCGAATGCAAAGGAAATCAGATCCGGTGCTCTTTTGATGGCAAGGAAGTCATTCCAACGGTGACTGACAATACGTTCAGCGCGGGAAAGATTGCGCTTTGGACCAAGTCGGATTCGGTCAGCTATTTCACCGACATTCGCATCGCCTATACTCCCCATGAGAGATTCCTGCAGTCATTGGTGCGGGAGACAATGGAGAAATTCCCGAGGCTTCAAGGCATTGATGTGGTCGCGCTGAGTGGTAAATCGTCCGGACCAAAAGTGGTGGCGAGCAACAACGATAAAGCAATCGGCCAACCGGGTGATAAGAACGATGCGGAGGTGATCAACAAGGGAGTAATGACATATCGCAAGGATAAGGAACTGGTCTATGTCACCCTCCCTTTGCGTGACCGCAATGGTGATCCGGCAGCAGGTGTCCGGGTGGTGATGAAATCTTTCCCCGGTCAAACTGAGGAGAACGCCATCGTCCGGGCGATGCCGGTGGTCAAACAAATGCAAGAGCGCGTGCCGGCAGTGAACGATTTGATGGAATAG
- a CDS encoding DUF481 domain-containing protein: MDSLQAQTVILHLRNGDRIAGAITSETTNSITVSNVWIKELMVPLAQIEKREIAVTPAAPSIAETNAAVAAISTGTNKPTAVAPLTNVVVVAKTSPAILALTPPPTPKPSGWKRWKGDASVGTDLIYGSRNSELFHGHVALTYSQPYQQDPKKFFRNVLTYNAEYGKTDGTLSANRMDGSSKTDFDVSKKVYIYNLMGSGYDQIRKINVRYEVGPGAGYHLFTLTNYVMNVELGGNYQAEYRSDNTETKNFYLRLAEDINWKINKQMSLVEKFELFPQANDFSQYRARFEATFSHSLLANLSLNLTLLDQYDTKPASGVSRNELQVRSSLGVKF, encoded by the coding sequence GTGGATTCTCTTCAGGCACAGACCGTCATTCTGCATCTTCGCAATGGAGATCGTATTGCCGGAGCAATCACATCGGAAACCACGAATTCAATAACGGTCTCGAATGTGTGGATTAAGGAGCTCATGGTTCCTCTTGCACAGATAGAAAAACGGGAGATTGCCGTAACGCCAGCAGCTCCATCCATTGCTGAAACCAATGCTGCAGTTGCCGCTATCAGCACTGGGACCAACAAACCAACTGCCGTTGCTCCTCTCACCAACGTGGTAGTTGTGGCGAAAACTTCTCCTGCTATTCTTGCTCTTACACCACCTCCAACTCCGAAGCCTTCGGGGTGGAAACGTTGGAAAGGAGACGCATCCGTCGGCACGGATTTGATTTATGGCTCAAGAAACTCAGAATTATTCCACGGGCACGTGGCACTGACATATTCACAGCCTTACCAGCAGGATCCCAAGAAGTTCTTCCGCAATGTCCTGACATATAATGCCGAATACGGAAAAACCGATGGTACGCTTTCAGCTAATCGCATGGATGGCAGTTCCAAGACCGATTTCGACGTAAGCAAAAAGGTCTACATTTATAATTTGATGGGTTCAGGCTACGACCAGATTCGAAAAATCAACGTTCGTTACGAAGTGGGGCCCGGCGCGGGTTACCATCTCTTCACCCTGACGAACTATGTAATGAACGTCGAACTGGGCGGAAATTATCAAGCTGAGTACCGCTCGGATAACACTGAAACAAAAAACTTTTACCTGCGCCTGGCGGAAGACATCAACTGGAAGATCAACAAGCAAATGAGTCTGGTCGAAAAGTTTGAACTGTTTCCGCAGGCAAATGATTTCTCACAATACCGCGCCCGTTTCGAAGCCACTTTCAGTCACTCCCTGCTTGCGAACCTTTCGTTAAACCTGACCCTCCTGGATCAGTATGATACCAAACCAGCTTCCGGTGTCAGCCGCAATGAACTTCAGGTGCGCTCATCGCTGGGTGTTAAGTTTTGA